From one Blastocatellia bacterium genomic stretch:
- a CDS encoding XdhC/CoxI family protein — protein MSEREELLRAIDAAGAVGKRMALASVVRVTGSAYRREGTRMLIDEDGTMTCMISGGCLEPTIAEIARTVMETNKPAIHHFDLEEDVVWGLGIGCGGSVDVYIEPLEVVSPVDVWLEDLREGKAVTLATVIEASGPGEVSVGNRMLVREDGSQRGTLGSLKLDEAVRQVVEQKFRELMPRSETRKFSLPTGQTADVFIDVTVPPSELVIFGAGHDAIPLAALGLGQGYRVVVVDARPAFVTSERFPGAKLILAHPAEFKDRVVLGPRSYIVIMNHHLERDRACLRFALESAAPYVGVLGPRSRFERLVEGLREEGFELTDDHRARVYSPVGLDVGADSPEEVALSILAEILAVRNQHAGGFLRQRPGRIHAPAKGAEASAA, from the coding sequence ATGAGCGAGCGGGAGGAACTCCTTCGAGCGATTGACGCAGCAGGAGCGGTGGGCAAGAGGATGGCCCTTGCTTCTGTCGTTCGCGTGACAGGCTCCGCCTACCGACGAGAAGGAACCCGAATGCTCATTGACGAAGACGGGACAATGACCTGCATGATCTCCGGCGGCTGTCTGGAACCGACAATCGCCGAGATCGCCCGAACCGTCATGGAAACGAACAAACCCGCGATCCATCATTTCGATCTGGAAGAAGATGTCGTCTGGGGACTCGGCATCGGTTGTGGCGGCTCCGTTGATGTCTATATCGAACCTCTGGAAGTGGTTTCTCCCGTTGATGTGTGGTTGGAGGATTTGCGAGAAGGGAAGGCGGTGACGCTCGCCACCGTGATCGAGGCTTCTGGGCCGGGAGAGGTCTCCGTTGGAAACCGCATGCTCGTGCGCGAGGATGGGTCGCAGAGGGGAACGCTGGGGTCATTGAAGTTGGACGAAGCGGTTCGCCAGGTCGTGGAGCAAAAGTTCCGTGAGTTGATGCCGCGGTCGGAGACGCGGAAATTTTCTCTGCCCACGGGACAGACGGCGGATGTTTTTATTGATGTGACCGTCCCGCCGTCAGAACTCGTCATCTTCGGGGCCGGTCACGATGCCATTCCGCTAGCGGCTCTGGGGCTCGGCCAGGGGTACCGGGTGGTGGTCGTGGATGCGCGACCGGCCTTTGTGACATCGGAGCGTTTCCCCGGAGCGAAGCTCATCCTTGCTCATCCGGCCGAGTTCAAGGATCGTGTTGTGCTTGGCCCGCGCAGTTACATCGTCATCATGAACCATCATCTGGAGCGGGATCGCGCCTGTCTCCGGTTCGCCCTTGAATCGGCGGCCCCTTATGTCGGGGTGTTAGGGCCGCGTTCGCGATTTGAGAGATTGGTCGAGGGCCTTCGCGAGGAGGGATTCGAGCTGACCGATGATCACCGTGCTCGGGTCTACAGCCCCGTGGGTCTCGATGTGGGAGCTGACTCGCCGGAGGAGGTTGCCCTCAGCATACTGGCCGAAATTCTCGCCGTGAGGAATCAGCATGCGGGGGGCTTTCTGCGTCAACGCCCCGGTCGCATTCACGCTCCGGCTAAAGGCGCGGAGGCGTCCGCCGCATGA
- a CDS encoding molybdopterin cofactor-binding domain-containing protein: MMTRTLMPEAVADPTSVEDVFAITGFDETVKRRGMSRRSFLKGTGMLVVSFSLGRAMKLAEWGEEALAQVPSNQVDSFIAIAADGSVTAFTGKVDLGTGISVGLRQMLAEELDVAYERIRWIQGDTAVVPDQGATVGSRSISDGGATIRRAGAAARQFLLNLASERLGVPVDQLVVNDGVVSVKSDSSRKVTYGELIGDRKFGLTVPAAGQIQLKTPDQFRVIGKPIPRGDIAERIFGVPFVQNVRVPGMVHARVVHPPASNAKLLSVDESAVRQVPGFIALVVKGDFVGVVCEREEQAIKAAKVLKEACRWSTPDPSFPPMTDLYTWMKQADAAPSNIIPPVGDVDAALASAPRVFSQTYYWPFQMHGAMTPMCSVADVKGDKVTIWSGTQYPHGTRTPVANYLGIPVENVRVIYAETSGVYGRAVTDDSVLEAVILSQAVGRPVRLQWMREDEHGWEPKGPAHVMTVRAGTDAAGTIIAWEFEDRTFPWTMSEPLAARLMGSTRPDGTFNNGSGCAGQEYAFPNKRIIRRNLSFAALAKFQQNTTLRTTALRAPGDPARAFACESFIDELAAAVQADPIEYRLRHLNPSDAVQSRVIDVIKAAAERSGWQPGPSPRPGVPRTGVVTGRGFAFARRGTYVAAVADVEVDQDTGGVRVTRIVIAHDCGLIINPDSVVQQIEGQVIQTVGRALREEVVFDQYRVTSLDWITYPVTRFPDVPQVDIVLINRPDQSPMGVGEPALNPVPAAIANAIFNATGARLRQVPFTPDRVKAALDARR, from the coding sequence ATGATGACGAGAACACTCATGCCAGAAGCTGTTGCCGACCCGACCAGTGTCGAGGATGTCTTCGCCATCACCGGTTTTGATGAGACCGTGAAAAGGCGAGGGATGTCCCGGCGAAGTTTCCTCAAAGGCACGGGCATGCTGGTTGTTTCCTTCAGCCTTGGTCGTGCTATGAAGCTGGCGGAGTGGGGAGAGGAGGCGCTCGCCCAGGTTCCGTCCAACCAGGTTGATTCTTTCATCGCCATCGCGGCCGATGGAAGTGTCACCGCCTTTACCGGGAAGGTGGATCTTGGCACGGGGATTTCCGTCGGTTTGAGGCAGATGCTGGCGGAGGAACTCGATGTCGCTTACGAACGCATCCGTTGGATTCAAGGGGATACGGCTGTTGTCCCCGATCAAGGGGCGACTGTGGGCAGCCGATCCATTTCCGACGGAGGAGCCACAATCCGGCGAGCCGGAGCCGCCGCCCGCCAATTCCTTCTCAATCTGGCGTCCGAACGATTGGGTGTCCCTGTGGATCAACTGGTCGTCAATGATGGCGTGGTCAGCGTCAAGTCCGATTCGAGCCGCAAGGTCACCTATGGGGAGCTTATCGGTGATCGGAAGTTCGGCCTGACAGTTCCGGCCGCCGGTCAGATCCAACTGAAGACGCCCGATCAGTTCCGGGTCATCGGCAAACCGATTCCGCGAGGAGACATCGCGGAGAGAATCTTTGGCGTTCCCTTCGTGCAGAATGTCCGCGTGCCGGGGATGGTACATGCCCGGGTCGTTCATCCTCCAGCCAGCAATGCCAAGCTTCTCAGCGTGGATGAATCGGCCGTGAGGCAAGTACCGGGCTTCATCGCGCTCGTCGTCAAAGGGGACTTCGTCGGCGTGGTTTGTGAACGGGAGGAACAGGCGATCAAAGCGGCCAAAGTCCTCAAGGAGGCCTGCCGGTGGTCAACTCCTGATCCCTCGTTCCCGCCAATGACCGACCTTTACACATGGATGAAGCAAGCGGATGCTGCGCCGAGCAATATCATTCCACCCGTCGGCGATGTGGATGCCGCTCTGGCCAGTGCTCCCCGGGTTTTCAGTCAAACCTACTACTGGCCCTTTCAAATGCATGGAGCCATGACGCCCATGTGCTCGGTCGCCGATGTCAAAGGGGACAAGGTGACCATCTGGTCGGGGACCCAGTATCCACATGGGACGCGCACGCCGGTGGCCAATTACCTGGGCATTCCTGTAGAGAATGTGCGGGTGATCTACGCCGAAACCTCAGGGGTCTATGGCCGGGCAGTGACCGACGATTCCGTCCTTGAAGCGGTGATCCTCTCACAGGCGGTGGGTCGTCCGGTCAGACTGCAGTGGATGCGCGAAGATGAGCACGGCTGGGAACCAAAAGGTCCGGCTCACGTGATGACTGTCCGGGCAGGTACGGATGCGGCGGGTACGATCATCGCCTGGGAGTTCGAGGATCGGACGTTTCCCTGGACGATGTCCGAACCTTTAGCGGCCCGGCTTATGGGCTCGACACGTCCGGATGGGACCTTCAATAATGGGTCCGGCTGTGCCGGTCAGGAGTACGCCTTCCCCAACAAGCGGATCATCAGACGTAACCTCAGTTTTGCTGCTCTGGCCAAGTTCCAGCAGAATACGACGCTTCGGACAACGGCCTTGCGGGCCCCGGGAGATCCGGCGCGCGCCTTCGCCTGTGAGTCGTTCATTGACGAGCTGGCGGCAGCAGTCCAGGCCGATCCCATCGAATATCGGCTGCGCCATCTCAACCCGAGCGACGCTGTTCAATCACGGGTCATTGATGTGATCAAGGCAGCAGCGGAACGGAGTGGATGGCAGCCGGGACCTTCTCCGCGGCCGGGGGTCCCACGAACGGGCGTCGTGACGGGACGGGGATTTGCCTTCGCCCGTCGGGGAACGTATGTAGCTGCTGTTGCTGACGTCGAAGTGGATCAGGACACCGGTGGAGTCCGGGTCACTCGCATCGTCATTGCCCACGACTGCGGGTTGATCATTAATCCCGATAGTGTGGTGCAACAGATCGAGGGGCAGGTCATCCAGACCGTCGGTCGAGCCCTCCGGGAAGAGGTCGTCTTTGATCAGTATCGGGTGACGAGTCTGGACTGGATCACCTATCCCGTCACGCGGTTCCCGGACGTGCCTCAAGTGGACATCGTGCTCATCAATCGGCCCGATCAATCTCCAATGGGCGTTGGTGAGCCTGCCCTCAATCCCGTCCCGGCAGCAATCGCGAATGCGATCTTCAACGCGACGGGAGCCCGGCTCCGTCAGGTGCCTTTCACGCCGGATAGGGTGAAGGCCGCCCTTGACGCTCGTCGCTGA
- a CDS encoding FG-GAP-like repeat-containing protein, translated as MKQKLVKVMAVGLLCFVLYVGAVRSNQTGPVPGAAGVPAGGGIAAESTCIQSGCHESFPLNPDSRGRIELSGVPDNYLPGQRYTLTFRITHPDTDRRRWGFEVTSVNLLDYRPAGTLEVTDRRNTQIVTDPLRGNRQYIGHSVLGTGQGRTGGFSWTFAWVAPSGNVGDVAFYGSGNAANGDSQPGGDKIYNPTPNPLAVAKGQFSFRNIAAAAKVDSPSGEGVAVSDFNKDGLDDIYIARDGQDALFRNNGDGTFTDAARTAGITEDQAGRAAAWGDFDNDGHLDLYVVNEGPDRLYRNNGDGTFTDVTAQVGINEPTSGHGVAWGDFNGDKWLDLYVANDGQDALYLNNAGMFVKVDPTTAGLAESAASWAVALADFNGDGRLDIFVARDGQAALYRNEGNGTFTDVAATAGIQTTDAQARAAAWGDFDKDGRPDLFIAAVGKDFLFRNKGDGTFADVTTQAGVADSAVGRAVAWSDYDEDGDLDLFVANEGQDFLYRNNGNGTFNQVATFSNLTDTATGRAAAWLDVDKDGNPDLFVVNTADGNFLYRNPGRSGPPPETLTGAFRRGASWIVAAFWIVRALWAAMGLGPS; from the coding sequence ATGAAGCAGAAATTGGTCAAGGTTATGGCAGTAGGTCTCCTCTGCTTTGTTCTGTACGTCGGAGCCGTTCGGTCGAATCAAACCGGTCCGGTTCCGGGCGCCGCAGGCGTCCCGGCAGGCGGGGGTATTGCTGCTGAATCCACCTGCATTCAGTCAGGCTGTCACGAGAGCTTTCCCCTCAATCCCGACTCGCGGGGGCGGATCGAGCTGAGCGGAGTACCGGATAATTACCTCCCGGGTCAACGGTATACGCTCACGTTTCGCATCACCCATCCCGATACGGATCGGCGGCGGTGGGGATTTGAGGTCACAAGCGTGAATCTTCTGGACTACAGACCGGCGGGGACTCTTGAAGTGACCGACCGACGCAACACCCAGATCGTCACCGACCCCCTTCGCGGCAACCGACAATACATCGGCCACAGCGTTCTGGGGACGGGACAGGGTCGGACAGGCGGCTTTAGCTGGACATTCGCCTGGGTCGCACCGAGCGGCAATGTCGGCGATGTGGCGTTCTATGGCAGCGGGAATGCAGCCAATGGCGATTCGCAGCCTGGTGGCGACAAGATTTATAACCCGACGCCCAACCCGCTCGCTGTTGCTAAAGGTCAGTTCAGCTTCCGAAATATCGCCGCGGCGGCGAAAGTGGATTCTCCCTCCGGTGAGGGTGTCGCCGTCAGCGATTTCAATAAAGACGGGCTGGATGACATCTACATTGCCCGCGACGGACAGGATGCGCTCTTTCGCAACAACGGCGACGGGACATTCACCGATGCCGCCAGAACTGCGGGCATCACCGAGGACCAGGCTGGTCGTGCTGCCGCTTGGGGTGACTTCGATAATGACGGCCACCTCGATCTCTACGTCGTCAATGAGGGCCCGGATCGGTTGTACCGCAATAACGGTGATGGGACCTTCACCGATGTTACGGCTCAGGTCGGGATTAATGAGCCGACTTCGGGTCATGGCGTCGCCTGGGGAGATTTCAACGGAGATAAGTGGCTCGATCTCTACGTTGCTAATGACGGTCAGGATGCACTCTATCTCAACAATGCCGGCATGTTCGTGAAGGTAGATCCAACGACGGCGGGCCTGGCCGAGTCAGCAGCAAGTTGGGCTGTCGCACTGGCTGATTTCAACGGAGATGGACGGCTTGATATTTTCGTCGCTCGTGACGGTCAGGCGGCGCTCTATCGCAATGAAGGCAACGGTACGTTCACAGACGTCGCGGCGACAGCCGGAATTCAAACGACGGATGCCCAGGCCCGGGCCGCCGCCTGGGGTGACTTCGACAAGGATGGCCGGCCCGATCTCTTCATCGCCGCCGTGGGCAAGGATTTCCTCTTCCGCAACAAAGGTGATGGCACCTTTGCCGATGTAACGACTCAGGCCGGCGTAGCCGATTCCGCCGTGGGCCGAGCCGTCGCCTGGTCTGATTACGATGAAGATGGAGACCTTGATCTTTTCGTCGCGAATGAGGGTCAGGATTTCCTCTATCGCAACAACGGCAATGGAACGTTCAATCAGGTGGCGACTTTTTCCAATCTGACCGATACGGCGACCGGTCGAGCGGCGGCCTGGCTCGACGTGGACAAGGACGGCAATCCCGACCTCTTCGTCGTCAACACTGCCGACGGGAACTTCCTCTACCGCAATCCGGGACGCTCCGGACCGCCCCCTGAGACGCTCACGGGGGCTTTTCGGCGTGGTGCCTCCTGGATCGTCGCTGCCTTCTGGATTGTGCGGGCGCTCTGGGCGGCAATGGGTCTAGGACCTTCGTAA
- a CDS encoding (2Fe-2S)-binding protein, giving the protein MAINLKVNGRSVTLDVDPTMPLLYVLSDFLQLNGPKFGCGLGQCGACTVLVEGEAIRSCITPVSSVEGFEIVTLEGLGSPDNPHPIQRIFIEEQAVQCGFCLSGVILTAKAILDQNPRASEEDISRAMSGVLCRCCTHVRMVKAIQRYQKEVAV; this is encoded by the coding sequence ATGGCGATAAATCTCAAAGTTAACGGGAGGTCGGTGACACTTGACGTTGATCCGACGATGCCCCTTCTTTACGTGCTCAGCGATTTCCTCCAGCTCAACGGACCGAAGTTCGGCTGTGGTCTCGGGCAGTGCGGGGCCTGCACGGTTTTAGTCGAAGGTGAGGCCATTCGCTCGTGCATTACGCCGGTGTCGTCCGTTGAGGGGTTCGAGATCGTGACCTTAGAGGGGCTTGGATCGCCGGATAATCCACATCCGATTCAGCGGATATTTATCGAGGAACAGGCTGTGCAGTGTGGCTTTTGCCTGAGTGGGGTCATCCTCACGGCTAAGGCGATTCTCGATCAGAACCCGCGCGCCAGCGAAGAGGATATCTCTCGGGCCATGAGCGGCGTTCTCTGCCGCTGCTGCACGCATGTTCGGATGGTGAAAGCCATTCAGCGTTACCAGAAGGAGGTGGCCGTATGA
- a CDS encoding molybdenum cofactor biosynthesis protein MoaE, with protein MVTVRVIFFARCRDITGTEEDELILADEPSVKMAVERLAEKYPRLKEMLDRSLLAVNEEFATLTTRLREGDTLAILPPVSGGSEDDLCEITREPIDPSGVIKRLLRDEDGAVVTFEGVVRNHSMGKTVLHLEYEAYEPMALKMMRQIAEEVHQKWPIDRIGIVHRLGRLSIGETSVLIVVTSAHRREAFEACHYAIDRLKKIVPIWKREYFEDGVVWVEGEGRFPAEGSPS; from the coding sequence ATGGTTACGGTCCGCGTCATTTTCTTCGCCCGCTGTCGAGATATCACGGGAACCGAAGAGGACGAGCTTATCCTTGCCGATGAGCCGTCGGTGAAGATGGCTGTCGAACGCCTGGCGGAGAAGTATCCTCGTCTCAAGGAAATGCTCGATCGGTCTCTGCTGGCGGTCAACGAAGAGTTCGCCACCTTGACCACCCGGCTCCGGGAAGGCGATACGCTGGCTATTTTGCCCCCGGTGAGTGGCGGCAGCGAGGACGACCTCTGCGAGATCACCCGTGAGCCGATTGATCCCTCCGGTGTGATCAAACGCCTGCTCCGGGATGAGGATGGAGCCGTGGTGACCTTTGAAGGTGTGGTGCGCAATCACTCGATGGGGAAGACTGTCCTTCACCTGGAGTACGAGGCCTATGAGCCGATGGCACTCAAAATGATGCGTCAGATTGCGGAGGAGGTTCACCAGAAGTGGCCGATAGATCGGATTGGAATCGTTCATCGGCTGGGGCGGCTCTCCATCGGAGAGACAAGCGTTCTGATCGTGGTCACATCAGCACACCGGCGAGAGGCTTTTGAAGCCTGTCACTACGCTATTGATCGGCTGAAGAAGATTGTGCCGATCTGGAAACGGGAATATTTCGAGGATGGGGTGGTGTGGGTTGAAGGGGAAGGGCGCTTCCCCGCAGAGGGTTCCCCATCGTAG
- the moaA gene encoding GTP 3',8-cyclase MoaA: MGGGTGQLTDSFGRVARKLRISVTDRCNFRCFFCMPVDPSWLPRDKMLTYEEIARLVRIFASLGISKVRLTGGEPLVRREIETLVAMIRQVPGIETINLTTNGFYLAEKAASLRASGLQGVTVSLHSLRPDRFHDMVRASGVFERVLTGIDCARREGLHVKINCVVIRGCNEDELLDFARLAYEGNVTVRFIEYMPFDGEQSWDMRKVVSGEEIIERISAVYRLIECPREAGSTAQLYRFQEGSDGEIGLITSMTKPFCGDCDRVRLKVNGAIVPCMFSPAEYSIMPLLRGGASDEDLRSFISSVFSKKAPGVQALLQHANLGSHVRPMYTIGG; encoded by the coding sequence ATGGGGGGAGGAACGGGACAGTTGACTGATTCCTTTGGCCGCGTGGCACGGAAGTTGCGCATCTCGGTGACCGATCGCTGCAATTTCCGCTGCTTTTTCTGTATGCCCGTGGATCCAAGCTGGCTGCCGCGCGACAAGATGCTGACGTATGAGGAGATCGCCCGATTGGTTCGGATCTTTGCATCGCTCGGCATCTCGAAGGTGAGGCTCACCGGAGGCGAGCCGCTCGTGCGGCGAGAAATCGAGACGCTCGTGGCGATGATTCGCCAGGTGCCGGGAATCGAGACGATCAATCTCACGACCAATGGGTTTTATCTGGCTGAGAAAGCGGCCAGCCTCCGAGCCAGCGGCCTTCAGGGAGTCACCGTCAGTCTTCATAGCCTCCGCCCGGATCGGTTCCATGACATGGTCCGGGCCAGTGGCGTCTTCGAGAGAGTACTGACCGGGATCGACTGCGCCAGGCGCGAGGGGCTGCACGTCAAGATCAACTGTGTCGTGATTCGAGGCTGCAACGAAGATGAATTGCTTGATTTCGCCCGGCTCGCCTACGAGGGCAATGTAACGGTGCGGTTCATCGAGTATATGCCGTTCGATGGGGAACAGTCCTGGGATATGAGGAAGGTCGTCAGCGGGGAGGAAATCATCGAGCGCATCTCAGCGGTGTATCGTCTGATCGAATGTCCCCGGGAAGCTGGAAGCACGGCCCAGCTCTATCGCTTCCAGGAGGGATCGGACGGGGAGATCGGGCTGATCACCTCCATGACCAAACCCTTCTGCGGTGATTGTGATCGCGTGCGCCTGAAGGTCAATGGAGCCATCGTGCCCTGTATGTTCAGCCCTGCCGAATACAGTATCATGCCCCTGTTGCGGGGAGGGGCATCGGATGAGGACCTGAGATCGTTCATCTCCAGCGTTTTTTCAAAGAAAGCGCCGGGCGTTCAAGCACTCCTGCAGCACGCTAATCTGGGTTCTCATGTTCGTCCCATGTACACCATCGGTGGGTAG
- a CDS encoding (2Fe-2S)-binding protein: MSRITLKVNGRSVTVDVEPDTPLLYVLRNDLGLNGPRFGCGLGQCGACTVIVEGEAIRSCITPVEFVEGFDIITLEGLGTLENPHPIQKAFIENQAAQCGYCINGFIMQAKAFLDQNPRASDQEIIAALEGNLCRCGTYLRILQAVKQYQQEVRL, from the coding sequence ATGAGTCGCATCACCCTGAAGGTCAACGGTCGTTCGGTTACGGTGGACGTGGAGCCGGACACGCCATTGCTGTACGTGTTGCGCAATGACCTGGGATTGAACGGGCCGCGATTCGGCTGTGGTCTCGGGCAGTGCGGAGCCTGTACGGTGATCGTGGAGGGCGAAGCGATCCGATCCTGTATCACCCCCGTTGAATTCGTCGAGGGATTCGACATCATCACGCTCGAGGGATTGGGAACGTTGGAAAATCCACATCCCATCCAGAAGGCGTTCATCGAGAACCAGGCGGCACAGTGCGGTTACTGCATCAACGGGTTCATCATGCAGGCAAAGGCGTTTCTCGATCAGAATCCGCGGGCGAGCGACCAAGAGATCATCGCCGCGTTAGAGGGAAATCTGTGCCGTTGTGGGACCTATCTGCGAATCCTCCAGGCCGTCAAGCAATATCAACAGGAGGTGCGCCTATGA
- a CDS encoding molybdopterin cofactor-binding domain-containing protein: protein MKKRRVRRTYEPLLTADAQAALERAGFTRRNFLKGAGALIVSFSMAGVAEKVVGSAAGAVQQPADPRDLLDSWIAIAEDGRVTAYVGKVELGQGIATAQVQLVAEELYVPISRVTLIYGDTAVAPDQGVTAGSQSHPTNFNPLNPSSPGNRSLLTAAASAREALLKLASERLGVPVEQLTISEGVISVKSDPSKRVSYGELVGGKKFNLPVDPNAKPKDPKEWTIRGTSVPRLEIPAMVTGQFEYVGTVRVPGMVHGRVVRPPVVGATLVSIDNQSEVEQMPGNVKVVRKGNFVGVVADTQWAAQKAAEALKITWKMPDTPLPPFSEFYQWLRSQPLDKFSHTRPVDSGDVDQKLANAAKVIRATYFHPYQMHASMGASVAVADVQGDKATIWCASQNVYAHRDTAARILGIPASNIRVIFRTGTGCYGLNGADTVGFDAAILSQAVGKPVRVQLSRKDEMAWENYGPAYVIEQRAAVDAQGNIIAWDHESWTLNRGGRPNANNPGNVPTGYLVGFPSPTVTPSGTIPNPPQAFPRNGSNHVPSYVTGRGRDGVARYLGTVESQRVIVHTLASPFFTGPLRSPARLQNTFAHESFIDEIAAAVGADPVEFRLRHLNNVPPTEEISGERLKAVIRAAAQAAGWDPRPSPKPGNPRTGVVTGRGIAACLYEGDNGYCAVVAEVEVDQDTGVITPTRFFVGHDCGPITNPDGLRNQIEGGLYQGMSRALVEEVKWDSEKITSVDWITYPVMTFGHKTPEIVSVLIDRRDVEAMGAGETTITVVAAAIANAVFDATGARLRQIPFTPERVKAALAARG, encoded by the coding sequence ATGAAGAAAAGACGAGTCCGAAGGACGTATGAGCCGCTTCTGACTGCTGATGCCCAGGCCGCCCTGGAGAGGGCGGGCTTCACCCGCCGGAATTTTCTCAAGGGAGCCGGGGCCTTGATCGTTAGTTTCAGCATGGCCGGCGTTGCCGAGAAGGTCGTGGGATCGGCAGCCGGTGCCGTACAGCAACCGGCGGATCCAAGAGACCTGCTCGATTCCTGGATCGCCATCGCCGAAGATGGGCGAGTGACCGCTTACGTGGGCAAGGTGGAGCTGGGGCAGGGAATCGCGACGGCTCAAGTGCAGTTGGTTGCGGAGGAGCTTTATGTTCCCATCTCGCGCGTGACGCTGATCTACGGCGACACAGCCGTTGCGCCTGATCAAGGAGTGACGGCGGGCAGTCAATCGCATCCCACTAATTTCAATCCGCTGAATCCATCGAGTCCCGGAAATCGCAGTTTGCTGACGGCCGCCGCGTCGGCTCGTGAAGCTCTGCTGAAATTGGCCTCCGAGCGCTTGGGCGTTCCCGTCGAGCAGCTCACCATTTCCGAAGGAGTGATCAGCGTGAAGTCCGATCCCTCCAAGAGGGTGAGCTACGGCGAGTTGGTCGGCGGCAAGAAATTCAACCTTCCCGTTGATCCCAATGCCAAGCCGAAAGATCCAAAGGAATGGACCATTCGTGGAACCTCCGTTCCTCGTCTGGAGATCCCGGCGATGGTCACCGGTCAGTTCGAGTATGTTGGAACGGTGCGGGTTCCCGGCATGGTTCACGGACGTGTCGTGCGGCCGCCGGTTGTCGGAGCGACGCTCGTCAGCATTGACAATCAAAGCGAAGTTGAACAAATGCCGGGCAACGTGAAGGTTGTCCGCAAGGGCAACTTCGTGGGCGTTGTGGCTGACACCCAATGGGCTGCCCAGAAGGCCGCGGAGGCGCTCAAGATCACCTGGAAGATGCCCGATACTCCTCTGCCTCCCTTTTCGGAGTTTTATCAGTGGCTGCGCTCGCAGCCGCTCGATAAGTTCAGCCACACCCGACCTGTTGACTCTGGCGACGTGGATCAGAAGCTGGCTAATGCTGCTAAGGTCATTCGGGCGACGTACTTTCACCCCTACCAGATGCATGCCTCAATGGGAGCTTCCGTAGCTGTCGCCGACGTGCAAGGAGATAAAGCGACGATCTGGTGCGCCAGCCAGAATGTCTACGCTCATCGGGATACGGCCGCGCGTATTCTCGGCATCCCTGCGAGCAACATTCGCGTGATCTTTCGCACTGGCACCGGCTGCTACGGGCTCAATGGGGCGGACACGGTCGGATTCGATGCCGCGATTCTATCCCAAGCTGTGGGCAAGCCCGTGCGCGTGCAACTTTCGCGCAAAGATGAGATGGCCTGGGAGAACTATGGGCCGGCCTACGTCATCGAGCAGCGCGCCGCCGTTGATGCTCAAGGAAACATCATCGCCTGGGACCATGAGAGCTGGACGCTGAACCGGGGTGGTCGCCCCAATGCGAATAATCCGGGCAATGTTCCCACGGGCTATCTTGTCGGATTCCCCTCGCCGACGGTCACGCCGAGCGGCACAATCCCCAATCCTCCGCAAGCTTTCCCCCGAAATGGGAGCAACCACGTTCCCTCGTATGTCACCGGTCGAGGACGAGACGGGGTGGCCCGGTATCTGGGAACGGTGGAAAGTCAGCGGGTGATCGTGCACACGCTGGCGTCACCCTTCTTTACCGGACCGCTTCGGTCTCCGGCGCGATTGCAAAACACTTTCGCCCACGAATCGTTCATAGATGAAATTGCGGCCGCTGTTGGCGCTGACCCGGTGGAATTTCGTCTCCGCCACCTCAACAACGTCCCGCCGACCGAGGAGATCAGCGGTGAACGACTCAAGGCGGTTATTCGGGCGGCGGCCCAAGCTGCGGGCTGGGATCCGCGACCTTCTCCCAAGCCCGGCAACCCCCGTACCGGTGTTGTCACGGGTCGTGGAATTGCCGCCTGTCTCTACGAGGGCGACAATGGCTATTGCGCGGTCGTGGCGGAAGTCGAAGTGGATCAGGACACGGGTGTGATTACTCCCACGAGGTTCTTCGTCGGCCATGATTGCGGCCCCATCACCAATCCCGATGGATTGCGCAATCAGATCGAAGGCGGCCTCTATCAGGGCATGAGTCGGGCTCTGGTGGAAGAAGTGAAGTGGGATAGTGAGAAGATCACCTCTGTGGACTGGATCACCTATCCTGTGATGACGTTCGGCCACAAGACTCCTGAGATCGTGAGCGTACTCATTGACCGCCGGGACGTCGAAGCCATGGGTGCCGGTGAGACAACGATTACCGTTGTCGCTGCTGCCATTGCCAATGCTGTTTTCGATGCCACGGGCGCTCGGCTCCGGCAGATTCCCTTCACGCCGGAACGAGTTAAGGCAGCATTGGCCGCACGTGGGTAG